One window of Prochlorococcus marinus XMU1405 genomic DNA carries:
- a CDS encoding UvrD-helicase domain-containing protein yields the protein MPQTNNFLFKSLNNQQLQAVKHVYGPLLVVAGAGSGKTKALTHRIANLIEGNSIDPYNILAVTFTNKAAKEMKARLEVLLAQELAFNQFGQPWTTLKEIDQNQLRTNVHQEKLQNLWIGTFHSLFSRLLRYDIEKYTDPEGLKWTRQFSIYDETDSQTLVKEIISQDMNLDPKRYDPKKIKRLISNAKNQCLTSNDLLEKADNNFDKTVAEAYKRYRISLSKNNSLDFDDLLLLPVFLLRQNDIVRDYWHKRFKHILVDEYQDTNRTQYELIKLITAGNTEPKKFLNWEDRSIFVVGDADQSIYSFRAADFRILIGFQEDFKTSIKDDTKSSLIKLEENYRSSANILDAANSLIENNSERIDKVLKATKEKGELLTLLSCDDEISEAEAITNKIKSINNYNQNPIWRNFAILYRTRAQSRVLEESLVRWRIPYTIFGGLRFYDRREIKDAIAYLKVLVNSSDNVSLLRIINVPRRGIGKTTIQKLNELSNRLNIPLWEVLNDKQSLEETLGRSSKGINKFTEVMNDLLCYLENSGPAQLLQLILEKSGYLSDLLSSGTEESEDRRNNLQELINAATQYEEETESGDVEGFLSTAALTTDNDTKKNNPNSVTLMTLHNSKGLEFQNVFITGLEQGLFPSHRSIDTPSLLEEERRLCYVGITRAKERVFLSHARERRLWGGIREATIPSIFLSEIPEDLMDGELPQTGGASIRRDLHLDRLTRVDRNNPNEFVNKPINAVRKLYSGPSKGKSWIVGDKLIHSKFGKGEIIHIFGSGEKISLAVKFGDKGSKILDPRLAPIRYVI from the coding sequence GTGCCTCAAACCAACAATTTCCTTTTTAAGTCCCTAAACAATCAACAACTTCAAGCAGTAAAACATGTTTATGGACCATTATTAGTTGTAGCTGGTGCAGGCAGCGGAAAAACTAAGGCTCTTACTCACAGAATTGCAAACCTTATTGAGGGTAACTCTATAGATCCCTATAACATTCTCGCAGTCACTTTCACTAACAAAGCTGCCAAAGAAATGAAAGCAAGATTAGAGGTTCTTCTAGCCCAAGAATTAGCTTTTAATCAATTTGGCCAGCCTTGGACAACTCTCAAAGAAATTGATCAAAATCAATTAAGAACAAATGTCCACCAAGAGAAGCTTCAGAACCTTTGGATTGGTACTTTCCATTCTTTATTTTCAAGACTTCTGAGATACGATATTGAAAAATATACTGATCCAGAAGGCCTAAAATGGACAAGGCAATTTTCAATTTACGATGAAACAGATTCTCAAACGTTAGTAAAAGAAATTATTAGTCAAGATATGAATCTTGACCCAAAAAGATATGATCCCAAAAAGATTAAAAGATTAATAAGTAATGCTAAAAATCAATGCTTAACTTCTAATGATCTTTTAGAAAAAGCAGATAATAATTTTGATAAAACAGTTGCAGAAGCCTACAAGAGATATAGAATTTCGCTCTCAAAAAATAATTCTTTAGACTTTGATGATCTTCTACTTTTGCCTGTTTTCTTATTGAGGCAAAATGATATAGTCAGAGATTACTGGCACAAAAGATTTAAACATATTTTAGTTGACGAATATCAAGATACAAATAGAACACAATATGAACTTATAAAATTAATTACGGCTGGGAATACTGAACCAAAAAAATTCTTGAATTGGGAAGATCGATCAATTTTTGTAGTTGGGGATGCTGATCAAAGTATTTATAGTTTCAGAGCAGCTGACTTCAGAATTTTAATTGGTTTTCAAGAAGATTTCAAAACTTCAATCAAAGACGATACAAAATCATCTTTAATTAAATTAGAAGAAAATTATAGGTCATCTGCCAATATCCTTGATGCTGCAAATTCACTAATTGAAAACAACTCTGAAAGAATTGACAAAGTTTTAAAGGCTACTAAAGAAAAAGGGGAACTTTTAACGTTACTCAGCTGTGATGATGAAATTTCGGAGGCAGAAGCAATTACCAATAAAATAAAATCAATCAATAACTATAATCAAAACCCAATTTGGAGAAATTTTGCAATTTTATATCGAACCAGAGCTCAGTCGAGAGTATTAGAAGAATCTCTTGTAAGGTGGCGCATTCCTTATACAATTTTTGGAGGATTACGTTTTTATGATAGAAGAGAAATTAAAGATGCCATAGCATATTTGAAAGTTCTGGTTAATTCTTCAGATAACGTTAGTCTTTTACGAATCATAAATGTTCCTAGAAGAGGGATTGGTAAGACTACTATTCAAAAACTTAATGAACTATCTAATAGGTTAAATATCCCATTATGGGAGGTTCTTAATGATAAGCAAAGTCTTGAAGAAACATTAGGCCGATCATCAAAAGGAATTAATAAATTTACTGAAGTTATGAATGATCTACTGTGTTACCTAGAAAATTCAGGTCCCGCTCAATTACTACAACTTATATTAGAAAAAAGTGGTTATTTAAGTGACTTACTCTCTAGTGGGACTGAAGAATCTGAAGATAGAAGAAATAACTTACAAGAACTAATTAATGCAGCTACTCAATATGAAGAAGAAACAGAAAGTGGAGATGTAGAGGGATTTCTTTCTACAGCAGCCTTAACAACTGATAATGATACGAAGAAAAATAATCCTAACTCTGTAACTCTCATGACTCTGCATAATAGTAAAGGTTTAGAATTTCAAAATGTTTTTATCACTGGGCTAGAACAAGGTCTCTTCCCTAGCCATAGATCAATAGATACTCCCTCACTTCTTGAAGAGGAAAGAAGATTATGCTACGTAGGTATTACCAGAGCTAAAGAAAGAGTTTTCTTAAGTCATGCCAGAGAAAGAAGATTATGGGGTGGAATACGTGAAGCAACAATTCCTTCAATATTTCTTTCGGAAATACCTGAAGATCTAATGGATGGCGAATTACCACAAACTGGTGGTGCTTCAATTAGAAGAGATTTGCATCTTGATCGTTTAACAAGAGTTGATCGAAACAATCCAAATGAATTTGTTAACAAACCAATAAATGCAGTAAGAAAATTATATTCAGGGCCAAGTAAAGGGAAAAGCTGGATAGTTGGAGATAAGCTAATTCACTCAAAATTTGGTAAAGGTGAAATTATACATATTTTTGGGAGTGGGGAAAAAATATCTCTAGCCGTAAAATTTGGTGATAAAGGAAGTAAAATTCTAGATCCCAGATTAGCTCCAATTCGTTATGTAATTTAA
- a CDS encoding photosynthesis system II assembly factor Ycf48: MKKIFTSIPNLLLSVLLCFVLSSCSSTGVKMSDSSPWKTIKFEDQANALDVDFIDDRNGFLVGSNRLIMESNDGGENWEKRNLDLPSEENFRLLDIDFKGEEGWLIGQPSLVMHTLDAGKNWTRLSLGNKLPGQPFLITTVDNDVAELATTAGAIYETSDGGESWNAKVVDASGSGGVRDLRRTNKGDYVSVSSLGNFFSTLEKDSDSWIAHQRASSKRVQSIGFNPEGSLWMLSRGAEIRFNEDTNDLENWSKPIIPILNGYNYLDMGWDPNGDIWAGGGNGTLIVSKDQGKTWIKDPIASELPTNYIKIVFLDKEALDSQKGFVLGERGYILKWNS, translated from the coding sequence ATGAAAAAAATTTTTACTAGTATTCCCAATCTTCTTTTATCAGTTCTTCTTTGTTTTGTATTGAGCAGTTGTTCATCTACAGGAGTAAAGATGAGTGATAGCAGCCCTTGGAAAACAATTAAGTTTGAAGACCAGGCTAATGCATTAGATGTTGATTTTATAGATGATAGAAATGGATTTTTAGTAGGCTCTAACAGGCTTATTATGGAATCTAATGATGGAGGAGAAAATTGGGAAAAAAGAAATTTAGATTTACCAAGTGAAGAGAACTTTCGTCTCCTAGATATTGATTTTAAAGGTGAAGAGGGATGGTTAATAGGTCAGCCTTCATTAGTTATGCATACACTTGATGCAGGAAAGAATTGGACACGTTTATCTCTAGGTAACAAATTACCAGGCCAACCATTTCTAATAACAACTGTCGATAATGATGTTGCAGAATTGGCTACCACTGCAGGTGCTATCTACGAAACCTCAGATGGTGGTGAATCATGGAATGCAAAAGTTGTAGATGCATCTGGTTCTGGTGGTGTAAGAGATTTAAGAAGAACTAATAAGGGAGATTATGTCAGTGTAAGTAGTCTAGGTAATTTCTTTTCTACTTTGGAAAAAGATAGTGATTCATGGATAGCTCATCAAAGAGCTAGTAGCAAAAGAGTTCAAAGCATTGGTTTTAATCCAGAAGGAAGTTTATGGATGCTTTCTAGAGGAGCAGAAATTAGATTTAATGAAGATACTAATGATCTAGAAAATTGGTCAAAGCCTATCATACCAATTCTTAATGGATACAATTATCTAGACATGGGATGGGATCCAAATGGTGATATTTGGGCTGGTGGAGGTAATGGAACCTTAATAGTAAGTAAAGATCAAGGTAAAACTTGGATTAAAGACCCCATTGCTTCTGAATTACCCACAAATTACATTAAAATAGTTTTTCTTGATAAGGAGGCTTTAGATAGTCAAAAGGGATTTGTACTTGGCGAGCGTGGTTATATCCTTAAATGGAATAGCTAA
- the mtnP gene encoding S-methyl-5'-thioadenosine phosphorylase, translated as MNKEHLLPIKKSRLGVIGGSGFYSMDQIEYSRELEINTPYGKPSDSIKVYNLGNLEIAFIPRHGRTHSLNPSEIPYKANIWALRSIGVRWIIAPSAVGSLQEQIRPLDIVVPDQFIDRTKNRPATFFNEGAVAHVTMGDPFCTNLSRILSEIGEKNIPGGRQLHRGGTYLAMEGPAFSTRAESNLYRSWGCSIIGMTNHTEARLAKEAEIAYSSLSMVTDYDCWHQTHQEVSVEMVLDNLRSNTEVANKIIFEVAKLIEKERPKSKSHFSLKDGLITQKENIPSSTKDKLRIFTDSY; from the coding sequence ATGAATAAAGAACATTTATTGCCAATTAAAAAATCAAGATTAGGAGTGATTGGTGGAAGTGGATTTTATTCAATGGATCAAATAGAGTACTCAAGAGAACTTGAAATCAATACTCCCTATGGTAAACCTTCTGATTCAATAAAAGTATATAATCTTGGAAACCTAGAGATAGCATTTATTCCTAGACATGGCAGAACACATAGTTTAAATCCTTCTGAAATTCCTTACAAAGCTAATATTTGGGCTCTAAGATCAATAGGAGTAAGATGGATTATTGCTCCATCAGCAGTTGGTTCATTACAAGAACAGATAAGGCCACTTGATATAGTGGTTCCAGATCAATTTATAGACCGGACCAAAAATAGACCTGCAACCTTCTTTAACGAAGGAGCTGTTGCTCACGTAACTATGGGAGATCCCTTTTGCACAAATTTATCACGTATATTAAGTGAAATCGGAGAAAAAAATATTCCTGGCGGTAGACAATTACATAGAGGGGGTACCTATCTGGCAATGGAAGGTCCCGCTTTCTCAACTAGAGCAGAATCTAATTTATATAGGAGTTGGGGATGTTCAATAATTGGAATGACGAACCACACAGAAGCAAGATTAGCTAAAGAAGCTGAAATAGCTTACTCCTCCTTATCTATGGTTACTGATTATGATTGCTGGCATCAAACTCATCAAGAAGTTTCTGTAGAGATGGTTTTGGATAATCTTAGATCAAATACTGAAGTGGCTAATAAAATAATATTTGAAGTAGCTAAATTAATTGAAAAAGAAAGACCAAAAAGTAAGTCTCATTTTTCATTAAAAGATGGATTGATAACCCAAAAAGAAAATATCCCAAGCTCCACAAAAGATAAACTAAGGATATTTACTGATTCTTATTAA
- the psbF gene encoding cytochrome b559 subunit beta: MTNSQAPMQAAEVRVYPIFTVRWLAVHALAIPSVFFLGSIAAMQFVAR, from the coding sequence ATGACTAATTCTCAAGCTCCAATGCAGGCTGCGGAAGTCCGCGTTTATCCTATATTTACTGTCCGTTGGCTAGCGGTTCATGCTCTTGCTATTCCATCAGTATTCTTTTTAGGTTCTATTGCTGCTATGCAGTTCGTAGCCCGATAA
- a CDS encoding rubredoxin produces the protein MSENIQPASEENKIVEDLEKIKPSENISGVKVEQPVFNLEQNRFECRSCGYIYDPSEGNKKLNIPKNTPFSDLDGNTFACPVCRAGKNFYKDIGPKSKPSGFEENLVYGFGFNSLPPGQKNILIFGGLAFAAAIFLSLYSLH, from the coding sequence GTGAGTGAAAACATTCAACCAGCCTCTGAGGAAAACAAAATAGTTGAAGACCTTGAGAAGATAAAACCTTCTGAAAATATCTCAGGAGTAAAAGTTGAACAACCTGTCTTTAATTTAGAACAAAATAGATTCGAATGTAGAAGCTGTGGATACATTTATGATCCGTCTGAAGGAAATAAAAAATTAAACATACCTAAAAATACTCCTTTTTCAGATTTGGATGGGAATACTTTCGCTTGCCCTGTTTGTCGAGCAGGTAAAAATTTTTACAAGGATATAGGTCCCAAATCTAAACCTAGTGGTTTTGAAGAAAATTTAGTTTATGGGTTTGGTTTTAATAGTTTACCTCCTGGACAAAAAAACATATTGATTTTTGGAGGCCTGGCTTTTGCTGCTGCTATATTCCTTTCTTTGTACTCTTTGCATTAA
- a CDS encoding CCA tRNA nucleotidyltransferase, which yields MNDISDYIQGELIKTPFNLYNLITKYIESNNNTKVAFVGGYLRDLLISKFHKKSFSKPLDIDLVIEGSSISLAKFIKKNIVNVDLCLIKEFNLYNTVEININDYKIDIASARKEIYSAPGLNPTVNKSTIEEDLKRRDFTINSIAFEVSRREIYDLFGGISDIKSKRLNLLHSNSISDDPSRLIRCAKYASRLDFNISNNSLKQSQETVRQWPWKSAETHQKMIFPPALGIRIRMELAEIYKHDNLTNVISIIHKWKIISILNENIKVDKRFLRGLNWIKKLKGNHMLYLLKDSEDLEKACQRFLINNSEIKILEDYINLKKILNTNQKNFNHFSPSSWTEFIEDRNLNDETVKLLICDGGPYWRNLFKWLFIYKFIKSKKDGETLKKEGWNPGKEMGKEIKRLRYLEIDKLNRN from the coding sequence ATGAACGATATCTCTGATTACATCCAAGGGGAATTAATCAAAACTCCATTTAATCTATATAACCTTATTACTAAATACATAGAATCTAATAACAATACTAAAGTGGCTTTTGTTGGCGGTTATTTGAGAGATTTGTTAATTAGTAAATTCCACAAAAAATCGTTTTCTAAACCTTTAGATATTGATCTTGTTATTGAAGGATCCTCTATTTCTCTTGCAAAATTTATAAAAAAAAATATTGTAAATGTAGATTTATGTTTAATCAAGGAATTTAATTTATACAATACTGTAGAAATAAATATTAATGACTATAAAATTGATATTGCTTCTGCAAGAAAAGAAATTTATTCTGCTCCAGGCTTAAATCCCACAGTAAATAAAAGTACTATTGAGGAGGATCTTAAGAGGAGAGATTTCACTATAAATTCAATAGCCTTCGAGGTCTCAAGAAGGGAAATCTATGATCTTTTTGGAGGAATTTCTGATATAAAAAGTAAAAGATTGAACTTACTTCACAGTAATAGTATTTCAGATGATCCAAGTAGATTAATTAGATGTGCAAAATATGCTTCAAGGTTAGATTTCAATATTTCAAATAATTCCCTCAAACAATCTCAAGAAACAGTTAGACAATGGCCATGGAAAAGTGCAGAAACTCATCAGAAAATGATTTTCCCTCCCGCACTAGGCATACGAATAAGGATGGAACTAGCTGAAATATACAAACACGATAATTTGACTAATGTGATTTCGATAATTCATAAATGGAAAATTATCTCAATCTTAAATGAAAATATTAAAGTCGATAAAAGATTTTTAAGAGGACTAAATTGGATTAAGAAGTTAAAGGGAAATCATATGCTTTACTTATTAAAAGATTCAGAAGATTTAGAAAAAGCATGTCAAAGATTTTTGATAAATAATAGTGAGATAAAAATATTAGAAGATTATATTAATCTCAAAAAGATATTAAATACAAACCAAAAAAATTTCAATCATTTTTCTCCATCAAGTTGGACAGAATTTATTGAGGACAGAAACCTTAATGATGAGACAGTCAAATTATTAATTTGTGATGGAGGACCATACTGGCGTAATTTATTTAAGTGGTTATTTATTTACAAATTCATAAAATCAAAAAAAGATGGAGAAACATTAAAAAAAGAAGGATGGAACCCAGGGAAGGAGATGGGAAAGGAAATCAAAAGATTAAGATATTTGGAAATTGACAAATTAAATAGAAATTAA
- a CDS encoding photosystem II reaction center protein J, producing MSKLKGPDGRIPDRLPDGRPAVAWERRWTEGTLPLWLVATAGGIAVIFVLGIFFYGSYQGVGGGG from the coding sequence ATGAGTAAATTAAAAGGACCAGATGGAAGAATTCCAGATAGACTTCCCGACGGTAGACCAGCAGTTGCATGGGAAAGAAGATGGACTGAAGGAACTCTTCCTCTATGGCTTGTCGCTACAGCAGGTGGAATAGCAGTTATATTCGTTTTAGGAATATTCTTCTATGGTTCATACCAAGGAGTTGGAGGTGGAGGCTAA
- the psbE gene encoding cytochrome b559 subunit alpha — MAAGSTGERPFFEIITSIRYWIIHAVTLPAIFIAGFLFVYTGLAYDAFGTPRPDSYFQSSESKAPVVTQRYEAKSQLDLRTK, encoded by the coding sequence ATGGCCGCAGGTTCAACGGGTGAACGCCCATTCTTTGAAATAATCACCAGTATTAGATACTGGATTATTCATGCAGTAACATTACCAGCTATCTTTATAGCAGGCTTCTTATTTGTATATACAGGCTTAGCCTACGATGCTTTCGGAACTCCTCGTCCAGATAGTTATTTCCAATCATCTGAATCTAAAGCACCTGTTGTAACTCAAAGATATGAAGCTAAATCTCAACTAGATTTAAGAACAAAATAA
- a CDS encoding R-phycoerythrin subunit beta yields MSVSKNNQLLSADKKLNDLSNIKEFINTANSRLDAITSITNNSHAIAADAVTAMICENQDSLNSKISLNTTNKMSVCLRDGEIILRIVAYLLISNDESVLEKSCLKDLKNTYLALGVPLRNARRVFELMRDATISDLHSTVNSMRGNKGFLPKLISETEFQFERIINLLN; encoded by the coding sequence ATGTCAGTTTCAAAGAATAATCAACTATTGTCAGCCGATAAGAAATTAAATGATTTAAGCAATATAAAAGAATTTATTAATACTGCAAACTCAAGATTAGATGCAATAACCTCAATAACCAACAATTCACATGCAATCGCAGCAGACGCTGTAACAGCAATGATTTGCGAAAATCAAGATTCACTTAATTCAAAAATATCTTTAAATACAACTAACAAGATGTCCGTTTGTTTAAGAGATGGAGAAATAATCCTAAGAATTGTTGCTTATCTTTTAATTTCTAATGACGAATCAGTTTTAGAAAAAAGTTGTTTGAAGGATCTTAAAAATACTTATCTTGCTCTTGGGGTACCTTTAAGAAATGCAAGAAGGGTTTTTGAATTAATGCGAGATGCAACTATCTCTGATTTGCATTCAACAGTTAATAGTATGCGTGGAAACAAAGGCTTTCTTCCTAAATTAATATCTGAAACAGAGTTTCAATTTGAAAGGATAATTAATCTTTTAAACTAG
- the selD gene encoding selenide, water dikinase SelD has translation MTFNHLVLIGGGHSNVSLLKKWLMFPKLMPEIPVSIISRDSHLVYSAMFPSVISKSITLEESLIDIKSLAKNAKVSFIEEEVKDIDFNLKKIVLSNRPSINYSKLVLNHGSQTIIPKEFESLVKNRNAFSIKPFLRAYDLILKEDIFDSFNELPFVIVGSGLAAIEVSYALRKRWGDRPLKLLCDSRKINNTILKSLRNSNIELVEKLNFDYGKILLCTGNTSPLWAQKKLLDSDSYGRIITNQNLQIKSFSGIFAVGDCAVVGSTKRPASGVFAVKVVNTLVQNLKKDTEGRSLKKWFPQKIGLQIVNIFPSHHPKAFAIYGNFVFGPSFIFWILKHKIDLKFIKKFRSKRLMMKSSEKNISLNDCRGCAAKIPQLVLNKSLINSNLNSFASSPEDSVEIYQNGQDIILQSVDGFPALVSDPWLNAKITTLHACSDLWACGAKLSSAQALISLPKVEREFQSYLFSQSLQGIKSTVEDHGGELLGGHTFEARSLVNKPYSLGMDISLTVQGILKNGAKPWLKSGMNIGDILMMSRPLGVGIYFAGQMQNINMLGSSSEVINNLVKSQQYLIDEIYLFQDQFKESLVNAATDITGYGFIGHLKEMVESSNLYRQSNNLEPLKVLLDLFSFKAYPGVFDLIRKDVKSTFFESNKEIFDKIYQVNKQKRIINFLNQNSLGQETFDERISLLLDPQTCGPLLISCNRKYENVLKDKWYKVGEVVKM, from the coding sequence ATGACTTTTAATCATCTGGTACTAATTGGAGGAGGACATTCAAATGTTTCTTTATTGAAGAAATGGTTAATGTTTCCGAAATTAATGCCAGAAATTCCTGTTTCAATTATATCTAGAGATTCTCATTTGGTTTATTCGGCGATGTTCCCATCGGTGATTTCAAAATCAATCACTCTAGAAGAGAGTTTAATTGATATAAAATCTTTAGCAAAAAATGCAAAAGTCTCTTTTATAGAAGAAGAAGTAAAGGATATTGATTTCAATTTAAAGAAAATTGTTTTAAGTAATAGACCTTCAATTAATTATTCAAAGTTGGTGCTTAATCATGGAAGTCAAACAATAATTCCAAAAGAATTTGAATCACTAGTTAAAAATCGAAATGCTTTTTCAATTAAACCTTTTTTAAGGGCTTATGACTTAATACTAAAAGAGGACATTTTTGATTCATTTAATGAACTTCCATTTGTAATTGTTGGGAGTGGCCTTGCTGCAATTGAAGTATCATATGCTTTGCGAAAAAGATGGGGAGATAGACCTTTAAAACTATTATGTGATTCAAGAAAAATTAATAATACAATTCTAAAAAGTTTACGGAATTCCAATATTGAATTAGTTGAAAAACTTAATTTTGATTATGGCAAGATTCTTTTATGTACTGGAAATACATCTCCGTTATGGGCACAAAAAAAATTATTAGATTCGGATTCTTATGGCAGAATAATTACAAATCAGAATTTACAGATAAAAAGTTTTTCTGGAATCTTTGCTGTCGGTGATTGTGCAGTTGTAGGTTCAACAAAAAGACCAGCATCGGGAGTTTTTGCAGTAAAAGTTGTAAATACATTAGTACAAAATCTAAAAAAAGATACAGAAGGTAGATCATTAAAAAAGTGGTTTCCTCAAAAGATCGGATTGCAAATAGTAAATATATTTCCAAGCCATCATCCAAAGGCTTTTGCTATTTATGGCAATTTTGTTTTCGGCCCTTCTTTTATTTTTTGGATTTTAAAGCATAAAATTGATCTCAAATTTATTAAAAAGTTCAGATCAAAAAGGCTAATGATGAAGAGTAGTGAAAAAAATATTTCATTGAATGATTGCAGAGGATGTGCAGCTAAAATCCCTCAGTTAGTTTTGAATAAATCATTAATAAATTCTAATTTAAATTCTTTTGCCTCATCACCTGAAGATTCAGTTGAAATATATCAAAATGGTCAAGATATTATCTTGCAAAGTGTAGATGGATTTCCTGCTTTGGTAAGTGATCCTTGGCTTAATGCAAAAATTACTACTTTGCATGCTTGCTCAGATTTGTGGGCATGCGGAGCAAAACTTTCATCCGCGCAGGCTTTAATTTCATTACCAAAAGTTGAAAGGGAATTTCAGAGTTACCTCTTTTCTCAATCACTTCAAGGTATTAAATCAACAGTTGAGGATCATGGAGGCGAATTACTTGGAGGCCATACTTTCGAGGCAAGAAGTTTAGTAAATAAACCTTATTCATTAGGAATGGATATTTCTTTAACAGTTCAAGGTATTTTAAAAAATGGAGCAAAACCATGGCTTAAATCTGGAATGAATATTGGAGATATTCTCATGATGTCTAGACCTCTTGGTGTTGGGATTTACTTTGCCGGTCAAATGCAAAATATTAATATGCTAGGTAGTTCTTCTGAAGTAATTAATAATTTAGTAAAGAGTCAGCAATATTTGATTGATGAAATTTATCTTTTTCAAGATCAATTTAAAGAATCATTAGTCAATGCTGCAACTGACATTACTGGATATGGATTTATTGGACATCTTAAAGAAATGGTTGAATCATCTAATTTATATAGACAAAGCAATAATCTTGAGCCACTAAAAGTTTTATTAGATTTATTTTCATTTAAAGCTTATCCTGGAGTATTTGATTTAATAAGAAAAGACGTTAAAAGTACTTTCTTTGAATCTAATAAAGAAATTTTTGACAAAATTTATCAAGTAAATAAGCAGAAAAGAATAATTAATTTTTTAAACCAAAATTCATTAGGTCAAGAGACTTTTGACGAGAGAATATCATTACTATTAGATCCTCAAACATGTGGTCCCTTGTTGATTAGTTGCAATCGCAAATATGAAAATGTTCTAAAGGATAAATGGTACAAGGTTGGAGAGGTTGTAAAAATGTAA
- a CDS encoding photosystem II reaction center protein L, whose amino-acid sequence MQVNENPNKVPVELNRTSLYLGLLSVFVLGILFSSYFFN is encoded by the coding sequence ATGCAAGTAAACGAAAATCCTAACAAAGTTCCAGTTGAACTTAATCGTACAAGCCTTTATTTAGGTTTATTATCAGTTTTTGTATTGGGAATATTATTTTCCAGTTACTTTTTCAATTAA
- a CDS encoding phycobiliprotein lyase: protein MTKNLTIINQFIDKSIGEWKSIRSTHTLAFQEFENSTSKIYIKHINKKNKKVVAIFKNYKFSLNLESIAISINWQAISDWDNNDIREGDENILIFLPKDENSGIVLRNKGYTESFISSSNYFVDEQNNLHIKTIYKSTVSEERISFLSTHVRSRFSTIKNLENNSVIQTSHTSEIRNLASLKD, encoded by the coding sequence TTGACGAAGAATCTAACAATAATTAATCAATTCATTGATAAAAGTATAGGAGAGTGGAAATCTATAAGAAGTACTCACACTTTAGCTTTTCAGGAATTTGAAAACTCAACTAGTAAAATATATATAAAACATATCAACAAAAAAAATAAAAAAGTCGTTGCAATTTTTAAAAATTATAAATTTAGTTTAAACCTAGAGAGCATAGCCATTTCTATAAACTGGCAAGCTATTAGTGATTGGGACAATAATGATATCCGTGAGGGAGATGAAAATATTCTGATTTTTTTACCCAAAGATGAAAATTCAGGAATTGTTTTAAGAAATAAAGGTTATACAGAATCCTTTATTTCATCATCTAATTATTTTGTTGATGAACAAAATAATTTACACATTAAAACTATTTATAAATCAACAGTTTCCGAAGAAAGAATTTCCTTTTTATCCACTCATGTAAGATCCAGATTTTCTACTATTAAAAATCTTGAAAATAACTCAGTTATACAGACGTCCCATACTTCAGAGATAAGAAATTTAGCTAGTTTAAAAGATTAA